In Alosa sapidissima isolate fAloSap1 chromosome 4, fAloSap1.pri, whole genome shotgun sequence, the following are encoded in one genomic region:
- the thoc7 gene encoding THO complex subunit 7 homolog isoform X1, with protein MGAVTDDEVIRKRLLIDGDGAGDDRRINVLLKSFTKWCNSTGSPEEGVIQYQRMVGTLSQCEFSMGKTLLVYDMNLKEMENYEKIYKDIEQNITSAHDKITECKKEIQRAKRIRKNRQEYDALAKVIQQHPDRHETLKQLEALDKELQQLSQIKENVEDKLELRKKQFHVLLSTIQELQQTLETDEKSENDDTQESSMDNGD; from the exons ATGGGGGCAGTAACTGATG ACGAAGTTATTCGAAAACGTCTCCTCATTGATGGCGACGGGGCTGGAGACGACCGACGTATTAATGTGCTCCTCAAAAGCTTCACAAAATGGTGCAACTCAACTGGCTCACCTGAAGAGGG AGTAATCCAGTACCAGAGGATGGTGGGCACCTTGTCGCAATGTGAATTTTCGATGGGGAAGACCCTACTAGTGTATGACATGAATCTCAAGGAAATGGAAAATTATGAAAAGATTTATAAAGATATTG AGCAAAACATAACATCAGCCCATGACAAAATCACAGAGTGCAAAAAGGAGATTCAGCGGGCTAAAAGAATACGAAAAAATCGCCAAG AGTATGATGCTTTAGCAAAGGTTATACAGCAGCATCCGGACCGCCACGAGACACTGAA GCAGCTTGAAGCACTCGACAAAGAACTTCAGCAGCTTTCACAGATTAAAGAGAATGTTGAAGATAAG TTGGAGCTGCGGAAGAAGCAGTTCCACGTCCTCCTCAGTACGATCCAGGAACTGCAGCAGACACTGGAGA
- the thoc7 gene encoding THO complex subunit 7 homolog isoform X2 gives MDEVIRKRLLIDGDGAGDDRRINVLLKSFTKWCNSTGSPEEGVIQYQRMVGTLSQCEFSMGKTLLVYDMNLKEMENYEKIYKDIEQNITSAHDKITECKKEIQRAKRIRKNRQEYDALAKVIQQHPDRHETLKQLEALDKELQQLSQIKENVEDKLELRKKQFHVLLSTIQELQQTLETDEKSENDDTQESSMDNGD, from the exons ATGG ACGAAGTTATTCGAAAACGTCTCCTCATTGATGGCGACGGGGCTGGAGACGACCGACGTATTAATGTGCTCCTCAAAAGCTTCACAAAATGGTGCAACTCAACTGGCTCACCTGAAGAGGG AGTAATCCAGTACCAGAGGATGGTGGGCACCTTGTCGCAATGTGAATTTTCGATGGGGAAGACCCTACTAGTGTATGACATGAATCTCAAGGAAATGGAAAATTATGAAAAGATTTATAAAGATATTG AGCAAAACATAACATCAGCCCATGACAAAATCACAGAGTGCAAAAAGGAGATTCAGCGGGCTAAAAGAATACGAAAAAATCGCCAAG AGTATGATGCTTTAGCAAAGGTTATACAGCAGCATCCGGACCGCCACGAGACACTGAA GCAGCTTGAAGCACTCGACAAAGAACTTCAGCAGCTTTCACAGATTAAAGAGAATGTTGAAGATAAG TTGGAGCTGCGGAAGAAGCAGTTCCACGTCCTCCTCAGTACGATCCAGGAACTGCAGCAGACACTGGAGA